A region of Subdoligranulum variabile DNA encodes the following proteins:
- the rny gene encoding ribonuclease Y yields MPPIVVVVLVLVVAAIVGALCFYLGGENRKRTAEAKLGSAEEEAKRIVNDAIKAAEQKRKETIIEAKDEAFKLKSEADKEIKDRRAEVSRQERRMDQKEEALDKRTSALERKEEELKRRSETVEARLDELEQLKLRQTEKLETIAGMTKEDARAVLLKQVDDELTHEKAMKISAYQANMKDECDQIARDLVGQAIARCAADATSEATVSVVPLPSDEMKGRIIGREGRNIRALETATGCDLIIDDTPEAITLSSFDQTRREVARMALERLIADGRIHPARIEETVDKCRRELEIQMKREGEKAVMDLGIHSLHPDLVKLIGRLKYRTSFGQNVLNHSIEVAWLAGLMAGELGVNVQMARRAGLLHDIGKALDHEIEGSHVQIGVDICKKYRENPQIVHAVEAHHGDVEPKTTLAFIIMAADAISAARPGARRENMESYIKRLETLEALCNGFEGVESSYAVQAGREVRILVQPDKVSDDQVVLLARNVAKKIESELDYPGQIKVSVIRESRATEYAK; encoded by the coding sequence ATGCCACCCATTGTTGTTGTGGTGCTGGTCCTTGTCGTCGCAGCCATTGTCGGGGCGCTTTGTTTTTACCTTGGCGGGGAAAACCGCAAGCGCACCGCAGAGGCCAAACTCGGTTCCGCCGAGGAAGAGGCCAAGCGCATCGTGAACGATGCCATCAAAGCTGCCGAACAGAAGCGCAAGGAAACCATCATCGAAGCGAAGGATGAGGCCTTCAAGCTGAAGAGCGAGGCCGACAAGGAGATCAAGGACCGCCGTGCGGAAGTGTCCCGCCAGGAACGCCGCATGGACCAGAAGGAGGAGGCGCTGGACAAACGCACCTCCGCCCTGGAGCGCAAGGAAGAGGAACTCAAGCGCCGCAGCGAGACGGTGGAGGCCCGGCTGGATGAGCTGGAACAGCTCAAGCTGCGCCAGACCGAAAAGCTGGAGACCATCGCCGGGATGACCAAGGAGGATGCCCGCGCCGTGCTGCTCAAGCAGGTGGACGACGAGCTCACCCACGAGAAGGCCATGAAGATCAGCGCTTACCAGGCCAACATGAAGGACGAGTGCGACCAGATCGCCCGCGACCTGGTGGGCCAGGCCATTGCCCGTTGTGCGGCGGACGCCACCAGCGAAGCCACCGTCAGCGTGGTGCCGCTGCCCAGTGATGAGATGAAGGGCCGTATCATCGGCCGTGAGGGCCGCAATATCCGTGCGCTGGAGACGGCCACCGGCTGCGACCTCATCATCGACGACACGCCGGAAGCCATCACCCTGTCCAGCTTTGACCAGACCCGCCGCGAGGTGGCCCGCATGGCCCTGGAGCGGCTCATCGCTGACGGCCGTATCCATCCCGCCCGCATCGAGGAGACGGTGGACAAGTGCCGCCGCGAACTGGAGATCCAGATGAAGCGGGAAGGCGAGAAGGCGGTCATGGATCTGGGCATCCACAGCCTGCATCCCGACCTGGTCAAGCTCATCGGCCGGCTCAAGTACCGCACCAGCTTTGGTCAGAACGTGCTGAATCACTCCATCGAGGTGGCTTGGCTGGCTGGTCTGATGGCCGGCGAACTGGGCGTCAACGTCCAGATGGCCCGCCGCGCCGGTCTGCTCCATGACATCGGCAAGGCCCTGGACCACGAGATCGAGGGCAGCCATGTCCAGATCGGTGTGGACATCTGCAAGAAGTACCGCGAGAATCCTCAGATCGTCCATGCGGTGGAGGCTCACCACGGCGACGTGGAGCCCAAGACCACCCTGGCGTTCATCATCATGGCCGCCGACGCCATCTCGGCTGCCCGTCCCGGTGCCCGCCGCGAGAACATGGAGAGCTATATCAAGCGTCTGGAGACGCTGGAAGCCCTCTGCAACGGTTTCGAGGGTGTGGAGAGTTCCTACGCTGTCCAGGCCGGCCGCGAGGTGCGCATTCTGGTCCAGCCGGACAAGGTCAGCGACGATCAGGTGGTCCTGCTGGCCCGCAACGTGGCCAAGAAGATCGAGAGCGAGCTGGATTATCCCGGCCAGATCAAGGTCAGCGTCATCCGCGAGAGCCGCGCCACCGAGTACGCCAAATAA
- the cuyB gene encoding cysteate racemase gives MLGILGGLGPAASCYLYQMLIDHTPATCDQDHIDIVISSRASTPDRTAFILGKSKEDPFAVMEQDGFSLVNYGATVLAIPCNTAHYFYDRLAEALPVPVLNMPRLTVEDAKASGCTKLGILATDGTLAAETYQLACQRAGIGWAQPSPEHQKGITSVIYDDIKQGRRANMVKFAAAVADLKSQGCDRAVLGCTELSLVKRDEHLDNFFIDSTEVLCRHALLACGVTPVGF, from the coding sequence GTGCTGGGCATTCTGGGCGGGCTGGGGCCTGCCGCCAGCTGCTATCTGTACCAGATGCTTATTGACCATACCCCGGCCACCTGTGACCAGGACCATATCGATATCGTCATCTCGTCGCGCGCGTCCACGCCGGACCGCACGGCGTTCATTCTGGGCAAAAGCAAGGAAGACCCCTTCGCCGTCATGGAGCAGGATGGCTTCAGTCTGGTGAACTACGGTGCCACCGTGCTGGCCATTCCCTGCAACACCGCCCATTATTTTTATGACCGCCTGGCCGAAGCCCTGCCGGTGCCGGTGCTGAACATGCCCCGCCTCACGGTGGAGGACGCCAAGGCGTCCGGCTGCACCAAGCTGGGCATCCTGGCCACCGACGGCACCCTGGCCGCCGAAACCTACCAGCTGGCCTGCCAGCGGGCGGGCATCGGGTGGGCCCAGCCCTCGCCGGAACACCAGAAGGGCATCACCTCGGTGATCTACGACGACATCAAGCAGGGCCGCCGCGCCAATATGGTCAAGTTTGCCGCCGCGGTGGCGGACCTGAAATCCCAGGGCTGCGACAGGGCGGTGCTGGGCTGCACCGAACTGAGTCTCGTCAAGCGGGACGAACACCTGGACAACTTTTTCATCGACAGTACCGAGGTCCTCTGCCGCCATGCTTTGCTGGCCTGCGGCGTGACGCCCGTCGGATTCTGA
- a CDS encoding ABC transporter ATP-binding protein has translation MPRPGRMTTERAKDFKGTLRQLLRALNRYKISMAVVVVFAILSTIFNIAGPKVLAKATTALATGWVAKLRGTGGIDFGYIGRILLILLGMYLLSSAFSFIQSWLMSGLSQKVCYDFRRQISEKINRLPLAYFEKRTVGEVLSRITNDVDTLGQSLNQSITQLITSVTTMIGVLIMMLSISARMTLIALLILPVSLVLVMVVVHFSQRFFKAQQATLGVVNGQVEEVYSGHNVIKAFNREQAVLDDFNAANDQLYASAWKSQFLSGLMMPIMNFVGNLGYVAVAIVGSIFAAGGIITIGDIQAFIQYVKNFTQPIQQLSQVSNMLQSMAAAAERVFEFLAEEEEDQTADPARRADPATIDGQVTFDHVKFGYTPDKTVIRDFSCTVQPGQKVAIVGPTGAGKTTMVKLLMRFYDVDGGSITLNGHNVRDFDRSALREGFGMVLQDTWLFQGTIMENIRYGRLDATDEEVIAAAKAAGADHFIRTLPGGYQMELNEDASNVSQGQKQLLTIARAILADNRILVLDEATSSVDTRTEQRIQAAMDHLMQGRTSFIIAHRLSTIRNADLILVMRDGDIVEQGNHDQLMEAGGFYADLYNSQFEDVTA, from the coding sequence ATGCCAAGACCCGGACGGATGACCACCGAACGCGCCAAGGACTTCAAGGGCACGCTGCGTCAGCTGCTGCGCGCTCTGAACCGCTATAAAATTTCCATGGCCGTGGTCGTGGTGTTTGCCATCCTCTCTACCATCTTCAATATCGCGGGACCCAAGGTGCTGGCCAAAGCCACCACCGCCCTGGCCACCGGCTGGGTGGCCAAACTGCGGGGCACCGGCGGCATCGATTTCGGCTATATCGGCCGCATTCTGCTGATCCTGCTGGGTATGTACCTGCTCTCCTCGGCCTTCAGTTTTATCCAGAGCTGGCTCATGAGCGGCCTTTCCCAGAAAGTCTGCTACGATTTCCGCCGCCAGATCAGCGAAAAGATCAACCGCCTGCCCCTGGCCTACTTTGAAAAGCGCACGGTGGGCGAGGTGCTCTCCCGCATCACCAACGATGTGGATACCCTGGGTCAGAGCCTGAACCAGAGCATCACCCAGCTGATCACCAGCGTCACCACGATGATCGGCGTGCTGATCATGATGCTCTCCATCAGTGCCCGGATGACCCTCATCGCCCTGCTGATCCTGCCGGTGTCCCTGGTGCTGGTCATGGTTGTGGTCCATTTCAGCCAGCGCTTCTTCAAGGCCCAGCAGGCCACCCTGGGCGTCGTCAACGGCCAGGTGGAGGAGGTCTACTCCGGCCACAATGTCATCAAGGCGTTCAACCGGGAACAGGCCGTTCTGGACGACTTCAACGCCGCTAACGACCAGCTCTATGCCTCCGCCTGGAAGAGCCAGTTCCTCTCCGGCCTCATGATGCCCATCATGAACTTTGTGGGCAACCTGGGCTATGTGGCGGTGGCCATCGTGGGCAGCATCTTTGCCGCCGGCGGCATCATCACCATCGGCGACATCCAGGCCTTCATCCAGTATGTGAAAAACTTTACCCAGCCCATCCAGCAGCTGTCCCAGGTGTCCAACATGCTCCAGAGCATGGCGGCCGCCGCCGAGCGCGTCTTTGAGTTCCTGGCCGAAGAGGAGGAGGACCAGACCGCCGATCCGGCCCGCCGCGCCGATCCGGCCACCATCGACGGCCAGGTCACCTTCGACCATGTGAAATTCGGCTATACCCCCGACAAGACAGTCATCCGCGACTTCAGCTGTACGGTGCAGCCCGGCCAGAAGGTGGCCATCGTCGGCCCCACCGGCGCCGGCAAGACCACAATGGTCAAGCTGCTCATGCGGTTCTACGATGTGGACGGCGGTTCCATCACGCTGAACGGCCACAACGTCCGGGACTTTGACCGCAGTGCCCTGCGGGAAGGCTTCGGCATGGTGCTGCAGGATACCTGGCTGTTCCAGGGCACCATCATGGAGAACATCCGCTACGGGCGCCTCGACGCCACCGACGAGGAGGTCATCGCTGCGGCCAAGGCGGCGGGCGCCGACCACTTCATCCGCACGCTGCCCGGCGGCTACCAGATGGAACTGAACGAGGACGCCTCCAACGTGAGCCAGGGCCAGAAACAGCTGCTGACCATCGCCCGGGCGATTCTGGCGGACAACCGCATCCTGGTGCTGGACGAAGCCACCAGCAGCGTGGATACCCGCACCGAGCAGCGCATCCAGGCGGCTATGGACCACCTGATGCAGGGCCGTACCAGCTTCATCATCGCCCATCGGCTGTCCACCATCCGCAACGCCGATCTGATCCTCGTCATGCGGGACGGCGACATTGTGGAACAGGGCAACCACGACCAGCTGATGGAGGCGGGCGGCTTCTACGCCGACCTGTACAACAGCCAGTTTGAGGACGTGACAGCGTGA
- a CDS encoding glycosyltransferase family protein, translating into MKLSILRQKAEPFCSRLFNGLCLLLFAFLFCSSLTSSWLNHEVDDEFVYYQKDSLFGNLLLLILTLAGLTLLAHLLQKLVCRPRMNLLALGASALAIGISLYWVQSSGTYPRADQEFIWEQAQLFNAGDFSGLQPGGYVAIYQQQLGIITVLRILDWIAPFFHTQGWYLFQLFSALTTGVLVYAGFRIVALLTHDQRTAGLLYLLLALVCAPMYLYTSFVYGESSSTAFSMLAAWMFLEYRKTPRVSCLIGLYFSTALALLLRTNTIIVFIAFAIVVVIQLLRKATRHQAVIGLALLLAMLTPTALTQTLYGDKIPEESKTMPAILFIAMGTNDDVPNAGWYNSYSYLLYQDCDYDPQSAYPEARGYLVSFWARCREDPAYAVDFYNRKISSQWNAPMYQCIFMNSRVEGPQTALVQDLYQGEGNRRLTDFMNFYQSLIYGGVLVFTIFALKRRVSLEQDLLLIAVFGGFLFSVLWEAKARYVFPYFLLMIPCAAVGISALITGFRRRFIRTA; encoded by the coding sequence ATGAAACTTTCTATTCTGCGCCAGAAAGCGGAGCCCTTCTGCAGCCGCCTGTTCAACGGGCTGTGCCTGCTGCTGTTTGCCTTTTTGTTCTGCAGCAGCCTGACTTCCTCCTGGCTCAATCATGAAGTGGACGACGAATTTGTCTACTACCAAAAAGATTCCCTGTTCGGCAACCTGCTTTTGCTGATTCTGACCCTGGCAGGGCTGACGCTGCTGGCCCATCTGCTCCAAAAGCTGGTTTGCCGCCCTCGTATGAATTTACTGGCGCTGGGTGCCTCCGCACTGGCAATCGGCATCAGTCTCTACTGGGTACAGTCTTCGGGGACCTACCCGCGCGCAGATCAGGAATTCATCTGGGAACAGGCACAGCTGTTCAATGCCGGGGATTTCAGCGGCCTGCAACCCGGCGGTTACGTGGCAATTTATCAACAGCAGCTGGGCATCATCACCGTGCTGCGCATCCTGGATTGGATTGCCCCCTTTTTCCACACCCAGGGCTGGTATCTCTTCCAACTGTTTTCCGCCCTGACCACCGGGGTGCTGGTCTACGCCGGGTTCCGCATCGTGGCGCTGCTCACCCACGACCAGCGCACCGCCGGACTGCTCTATCTGCTCCTCGCGCTGGTCTGTGCCCCCATGTATCTGTACACTTCCTTTGTCTACGGCGAGTCCAGCTCCACCGCCTTTTCCATGCTGGCGGCCTGGATGTTCCTGGAATACCGTAAGACGCCACGGGTTTCCTGCCTGATCGGTTTATATTTTTCCACAGCTCTGGCACTGCTGCTGCGCACCAACACGATCATCGTATTCATTGCCTTTGCTATCGTGGTGGTGATCCAGCTTTTGCGGAAGGCAACACGGCACCAGGCGGTGATCGGACTGGCTCTTCTGCTGGCGATGCTCACCCCCACCGCGTTGACACAGACCCTCTACGGTGACAAAATTCCCGAAGAGAGCAAGACCATGCCCGCCATACTTTTTATTGCAATGGGAACCAATGACGATGTCCCCAATGCCGGGTGGTACAACAGTTACAGTTATCTGCTTTACCAGGACTGCGACTATGATCCCCAGTCCGCTTATCCGGAGGCCCGTGGGTATCTTGTGAGTTTTTGGGCACGATGCCGGGAAGATCCCGCTTATGCCGTGGATTTTTACAACCGCAAGATTTCCTCCCAGTGGAATGCCCCCATGTACCAGTGCATCTTCATGAACAGCCGGGTGGAGGGCCCCCAGACCGCCCTGGTGCAGGATCTGTACCAGGGTGAGGGCAACCGGCGGCTGACCGATTTCATGAATTTCTACCAGTCGCTGATCTACGGCGGCGTGCTGGTCTTCACGATTTTTGCCCTGAAAAGGCGCGTTTCTCTGGAACAGGATCTGCTCCTCATCGCCGTGTTCGGCGGCTTCCTCTTCTCGGTGCTGTGGGAAGCCAAGGCCCGGTATGTCTTCCCCTACTTTCTGCTGATGATCCCCTGTGCCGCTGTGGGCATCAGCGCCCTGATCACCGGGTTCCGCCGTCGTTTTATCAGAACCGCCTGA
- a CDS encoding TatD family hydrolase, translating into MQNIFDTHAHYCSHQFDADRAELLAALPAGGVAGVLECATHSGDAPRAVELAHQLPYFHAAVGIHPESLIEEDAPTVAVYHGDWRAELEALRPLFEDKAVVAVGEIGLDHHWPVPRQEQYELFEAQLQLAAELDLPVSVHDREAHAEMYELLRRYKPRGVLHCYSGSAEDAAWISGQGMYLGFGGAVTYKGAKRAAKVLAAIDPQWAVLETDCPYMAPEPVRGRRNDSRNIAHVAEYIGTIWQMDAQAVLDRTAENARRCFNIV; encoded by the coding sequence ATGCAGAATATTTTCGATACCCATGCCCATTACTGTTCCCACCAGTTTGACGCCGACCGCGCCGAACTGCTGGCCGCGCTGCCTGCTGGCGGCGTGGCTGGGGTGCTGGAATGTGCCACCCATTCGGGGGATGCGCCCCGGGCGGTAGAACTGGCTCATCAGTTGCCCTATTTCCACGCGGCAGTGGGCATCCACCCCGAGAGTCTCATCGAGGAGGACGCCCCCACCGTTGCGGTCTATCACGGCGACTGGCGGGCGGAACTGGAAGCCCTGCGGCCCCTCTTTGAGGACAAGGCCGTGGTGGCGGTGGGGGAGATCGGCCTGGACCATCACTGGCCGGTGCCCCGCCAGGAACAGTACGAACTGTTTGAGGCCCAGCTGCAGCTGGCGGCGGAACTGGATCTGCCCGTGTCGGTGCACGACCGGGAAGCCCACGCCGAGATGTACGAGCTGCTGCGCCGGTACAAACCCCGCGGCGTGCTGCACTGCTACAGCGGAAGTGCCGAGGACGCAGCCTGGATCAGCGGGCAGGGGATGTACCTGGGGTTCGGCGGCGCGGTGACCTACAAGGGGGCCAAGCGGGCCGCCAAGGTGCTGGCGGCCATCGACCCCCAGTGGGCGGTGCTGGAGACCGACTGCCCCTACATGGCCCCCGAACCGGTGCGCGGCCGTCGCAACGACAGCCGCAACATCGCCCACGTGGCGGAATACATCGGCACCATCTGGCAGATGGATGCCCAGGCGGTGCTGGACCGCACGGCGGAAAATGCCCGCCGGTGTTTCAACATCGTATAA
- a CDS encoding GNAT family N-acetyltransferase, whose protein sequence is MPKTVIRPAVAADLPSILALYRVLDEEMVDLQPDFFCAAPREEEPILKFIESTDADFLLAEQEGTVVGLALVVYAGWTPEFSCVLPHRYASLYDLVVLRDHRCQGIGSSLLGAAKRWARDRRLEYLELGVLAQNTNAIELYEAHDFVEARRTMRCML, encoded by the coding sequence ATGCCAAAAACTGTGATCCGTCCCGCCGTGGCGGCGGATCTGCCGTCCATCCTGGCTTTGTATCGTGTGCTGGATGAGGAGATGGTGGATCTGCAGCCGGACTTCTTCTGTGCCGCCCCGCGGGAGGAGGAGCCGATCCTGAAGTTCATCGAATCCACCGACGCGGATTTTCTGCTTGCAGAGCAGGAGGGGACCGTGGTAGGGCTGGCCCTGGTGGTGTACGCGGGCTGGACGCCGGAGTTTAGCTGTGTGCTGCCCCACCGGTATGCCAGCTTGTATGACCTGGTGGTGCTGCGGGACCATCGGTGCCAGGGCATCGGCAGTTCCCTGCTGGGGGCGGCCAAGCGCTGGGCCCGGGACCGCCGGTTGGAATACCTGGAGCTGGGGGTGCTGGCCCAGAACACCAACGCCATCGAGTTGTACGAGGCCCACGACTTTGTGGAAGCCCGCCGTACCATGCGCTGCATGCTGTGA
- a CDS encoding DMT family transporter: MQTKPSRLDDFFGHPAAAVAMAILCNVLWGAAFPFIKMGYRLFAIDAADTPSILCFAGVRFMLSALLVWVCGAVLNRKPLPMPRGRVLAECCALGLWQTAAQYFFYYSAVALLTGALGGILNSTQSFLGVILAHFLYGKADRMTPAKALGCVLGFGGVLVVTLGNHGGGSGWGMAYMLIASCIFTVAGPWNKAVTRKADSFSVCCLNLGVGGLALTVLGIALGGSLHPQSAAGIPVLLFLAFISGAGYVLWALLMKNNPVSRISVFGLIIPVMNVLLSALLNGEPLFQWNYLAALVLVCGGIFLVNRAPRSRTE; the protein is encoded by the coding sequence TTGCAGACCAAACCCTCCCGGCTGGATGACTTTTTCGGCCACCCGGCGGCCGCGGTGGCCATGGCCATCCTTTGCAATGTGCTGTGGGGCGCGGCCTTTCCCTTCATCAAGATGGGCTACCGGCTCTTTGCCATCGATGCAGCCGATACCCCGTCCATCCTCTGTTTTGCGGGCGTCCGCTTCATGCTCAGCGCCTTGTTGGTCTGGGTGTGCGGCGCGGTGCTGAACCGTAAACCGCTGCCTATGCCCCGGGGCCGGGTGCTGGCGGAATGCTGCGCCCTGGGCCTCTGGCAGACGGCCGCCCAGTATTTCTTCTACTACTCGGCGGTGGCGCTGCTCACCGGCGCCCTGGGCGGCATCCTCAACAGCACCCAGAGTTTTCTCGGCGTGATTCTGGCCCATTTCCTCTACGGAAAAGCCGACCGCATGACCCCGGCCAAGGCACTGGGCTGTGTGCTGGGCTTCGGCGGCGTGCTGGTGGTCACCCTGGGCAACCACGGCGGCGGCAGCGGGTGGGGCATGGCCTACATGCTCATTGCGTCCTGCATCTTCACGGTGGCGGGGCCCTGGAACAAGGCTGTCACCCGCAAGGCCGACAGCTTTTCGGTCTGCTGCCTGAACCTCGGCGTGGGGGGCCTGGCGCTGACCGTCCTGGGAATTGCCCTGGGCGGCAGCCTGCACCCCCAGAGTGCCGCCGGTATTCCGGTGCTGCTCTTCCTGGCGTTCATTTCCGGCGCCGGGTATGTGCTGTGGGCACTGCTCATGAAAAACAACCCCGTCTCCCGCATCAGCGTCTTCGGCCTCATCATCCCGGTGATGAACGTGCTGCTGTCGGCGCTGCTCAACGGGGAACCCCTTTTCCAGTGGAATTATCTGGCGGCACTGGTGCTGGTGTGCGGCGGCATCTTCCTTGTCAACCGCGCCCCGCGGTCCCGAACGGAGTGA
- the metG gene encoding methionine--tRNA ligase, whose translation MEQKKFYITTPIYYPSDKLHIGHTYCTVATDAMARYKRLQGYNVMFLTGTDEHGQKIELKAKEAGVTPQQFVDNIVEGPKGVKDLWKLMNISYDRFIRTTDDYHVGAIQKIFKKMYDKGDIYKGTYKGKYCTPCESFWTESQLVNGCCPDCGRPVVDAEEEAYFFRLSKYADRVRDLLVNTDFLLPRSRVNEMVHNFIDPGLDDLCVSRTSFKWGIPVDFDPKHVVYVWIDALFNYTTALGFMNDKYPDSDYETFWPADVHFIGKEIVRFHSIIWPAMLMSMEMPLPKHVYGHGWLLLDGGKMSKSKGNVVDPYLLAERYSADALRYFLLRDFPFGSDGNFSNELLINRINMDLANDLGNLLSRTTAMADKYFGGTLPENQAAGPEDDALLEKAKGLRARYEADMEAYAFQNALADVFDVIDAANKYIDATAPWVLAKNEETKPRLARVLYNLAETLRICTVLLQPFMPDTCVKIFGQLNVADEGKTWDSAAAFGTLPVTATLHKGENIFPRIDTAKELAELEALEAAQKAAAQAAQAPAEPEKTETPAASAELIGDHEEEIDFDTFCKVEMRVAEIRACERMKESKKLLHLTVFDGERERCILSGIAKWFAPEDLIGKKVGIVANLAPRPMMKGKYVSEGMIVAADTDVDGGCAIAFYPDNVPAGARIH comes from the coding sequence ATGGAACAGAAAAAATTCTACATCACCACGCCGATCTATTATCCCAGCGACAAGCTGCACATCGGCCACACCTACTGCACCGTCGCCACCGACGCCATGGCCCGCTACAAGCGGCTGCAGGGGTACAACGTCATGTTCCTGACCGGCACCGACGAACACGGCCAGAAGATCGAACTCAAGGCCAAGGAGGCCGGCGTCACCCCCCAGCAGTTTGTGGACAACATCGTGGAAGGCCCCAAGGGCGTCAAGGACCTGTGGAAGCTGATGAACATCAGCTACGACCGGTTCATCCGCACCACCGACGACTACCATGTGGGTGCCATCCAGAAGATTTTCAAGAAGATGTACGACAAGGGCGACATCTACAAGGGCACCTACAAGGGCAAGTACTGCACCCCCTGCGAGAGCTTCTGGACCGAGAGCCAGCTCGTCAACGGCTGCTGCCCCGATTGCGGCCGTCCGGTGGTGGACGCCGAGGAGGAAGCCTACTTCTTCCGTCTGTCCAAGTACGCCGACCGGGTGCGGGACCTGCTGGTCAACACCGACTTCCTGCTGCCCCGTTCCCGCGTCAATGAGATGGTGCACAACTTCATCGACCCGGGCCTGGACGACCTGTGCGTCTCCCGCACCAGCTTCAAGTGGGGCATCCCCGTGGACTTTGATCCCAAGCATGTGGTCTACGTCTGGATCGACGCGCTGTTCAACTACACCACGGCGCTGGGCTTCATGAACGACAAGTATCCCGACAGCGATTACGAGACTTTCTGGCCCGCCGACGTCCACTTCATCGGCAAGGAGATCGTCCGGTTCCACTCCATCATCTGGCCCGCTATGCTTATGAGCATGGAGATGCCTCTGCCCAAGCACGTCTACGGCCACGGCTGGCTGCTGCTGGATGGCGGCAAGATGTCCAAGTCCAAGGGCAACGTGGTGGACCCCTACCTGCTGGCCGAGCGCTACAGCGCCGACGCCCTGCGGTACTTCCTGCTGCGGGACTTCCCCTTCGGCTCGGACGGCAACTTCTCCAATGAGCTGCTGATCAACCGCATCAACATGGACCTGGCCAACGACCTGGGCAACCTGCTGTCCCGCACCACGGCCATGGCGGACAAGTACTTCGGCGGCACCCTGCCGGAGAACCAGGCCGCCGGCCCCGAGGACGACGCCCTGCTGGAAAAGGCCAAGGGTCTGCGCGCCCGCTATGAGGCCGATATGGAAGCCTATGCTTTCCAGAACGCCCTGGCCGATGTGTTCGACGTCATCGATGCGGCCAACAAGTATATCGACGCCACCGCCCCCTGGGTGCTGGCCAAGAACGAGGAGACCAAGCCCCGTCTGGCCCGGGTGCTCTACAACCTGGCCGAGACGCTGCGCATCTGCACGGTGCTGCTGCAGCCGTTTATGCCCGACACCTGCGTGAAGATCTTCGGCCAGCTGAACGTGGCCGACGAGGGCAAGACCTGGGACAGCGCCGCCGCCTTCGGCACGCTGCCCGTCACCGCCACCCTGCACAAGGGCGAGAACATCTTCCCCCGCATCGACACTGCCAAGGAGCTGGCCGAGCTGGAAGCCCTGGAGGCTGCCCAGAAGGCCGCTGCCCAGGCAGCCCAGGCCCCGGCGGAGCCCGAAAAGACCGAGACCCCGGCGGCCAGCGCCGAGCTCATCGGTGACCATGAGGAGGAGATCGACTTCGATACCTTCTGCAAGGTGGAGATGCGCGTCGCCGAGATCCGCGCCTGCGAGCGGATGAAGGAGAGCAAGAAGCTGCTGCACCTCACCGTCTTTGACGGCGAGCGGGAGCGCTGCATCCTCTCCGGCATCGCCAAGTGGTTTGCGCCGGAAGACCTCATCGGCAAGAAGGTGGGCATTGTGGCCAACCTGGCCCCCCGTCCCATGATGAAGGGCAAGTATGTCAGCGAGGGCATGATCGTCGCCGCCGATACCGACGTGGACGGCGGCTGCGCCATCGCCTTCTATCCCGACAACGTCCCCGCGGGCGCCCGCATCCACTGA